The Saxibacter everestensis genome has a window encoding:
- a CDS encoding ABC transporter ATP-binding protein — MTTVLTLKDLNVAYGKVVALRDLSISVEEGEIVSLLGNNGAGKSSTLSTISGVVRPKSGVVEAFGKDISRASPWDIVERGIVHVPEGRRIFSRLTVHENLQIGGYTVKDTRLIDKRIAEVYDLLPRMAERRTQTGGTLSGGEQQMLAIGRAMVTGPKLLMLDEPSMGLAPLVVAQIMEVIRTINARGTSVLLIEQNARSALKVAHRGYVIESGHVSLEGTSEQLQQDGRVIDAYLGK, encoded by the coding sequence ATGACCACCGTGCTCACGCTCAAGGACCTCAACGTTGCCTACGGCAAGGTCGTCGCGCTGCGTGATCTGAGCATCAGTGTCGAGGAGGGCGAGATCGTTTCGCTGCTCGGCAACAATGGCGCAGGCAAGTCTTCCACGCTGTCCACCATCTCCGGCGTGGTGCGGCCGAAGTCGGGCGTCGTTGAGGCATTCGGAAAGGACATCAGCAGGGCCAGCCCGTGGGACATCGTCGAGCGCGGAATCGTGCACGTACCCGAGGGTCGCAGGATCTTCTCCCGGCTGACAGTGCACGAGAACCTGCAGATCGGTGGTTACACGGTCAAGGACACCAGGCTGATCGACAAGCGAATCGCCGAGGTCTACGATCTGCTGCCCCGGATGGCGGAGCGGCGCACGCAGACCGGCGGAACGCTTTCCGGCGGCGAGCAGCAGATGCTGGCAATCGGCCGCGCTATGGTCACCGGGCCGAAACTGCTGATGCTCGACGAACCATCGATGGGGCTGGCCCCGCTCGTGGTGGCGCAGATCATGGAGGTAATCCGGACGATCAACGCCCGGGGCACTTCGGTGCTGCTGATTGAGCAGAACGCCCGCTCGGCGCTGAAGGTGGCGCACCGTGGGTATGTGATCGAATCGGGGCATGTGTCATTGGAAGGCACCTCGGAGCAGCTGCAGCAGGACGGCCGGGTTATCGATGCCTACCTCGGAAAGTAG